A genomic region of Enterobacteriaceae endosymbiont of Macroplea mutica contains the following coding sequences:
- a CDS encoding 50S ribosomal protein L23 gives MMIHNYFTILQAPHISEKTSLNTKKNNIVIIKILKKASKKDIQISIEKIFNVKVKNINTLIIKGKFKKNKKNNYFYPTWKKAYITLQKNYNIDFNINIH, from the coding sequence ATGATGATACATAATTATTTTACAATTTTACAAGCGCCACATATATCTGAAAAAACATCTTTAAATACAAAAAAAAATAATATCGTAATAATAAAAATTTTAAAAAAAGCTTCTAAAAAAGATATACAAATATCTATTGAAAAAATTTTTAATGTAAAAGTTAAAAATATTAATACTCTTATTATTAAAGGAAAATTTAAAAAAAATAAAAAAAATAATTATTTTTATCCTACCTGGAAAAAAGCATATATAACTTTACAAAAAAATTATAATATCGATTTTAATATTAATATTCATTAG
- the rpsH gene encoding 30S ribosomal protein S8, with amino-acid sequence MSIQDPIADMLTRIRNGQLSKKSEVIMQYSKYKQAIAQVLQNEGYIKNFFIIKQKHIQLGIILKYFNGQGVIETIHYVSKPGLRIYKKKNKLPKVMTGLGITIISTSKGVITDYTARKYGIGGEIICYVT; translated from the coding sequence ATGAGTATACAAGATCCGATTGCTGATATGTTAACACGTATTCGCAATGGTCAATTATCTAAAAAATCTGAAGTAATTATGCAATATTCAAAATATAAACAAGCTATTGCACAAGTTTTACAAAATGAAGGTTATATTAAAAATTTTTTTATCATTAAACAAAAACATATACAGCTTGGTATTATTTTAAAATATTTTAATGGCCAAGGAGTTATTGAAACTATTCATTATGTTAGYAAACCAGGATTAAGAATATATAAAAAAAAGAATAAATTACCTAAAGTAATGACTGGTTTAGGTATAACTATTATTTCTACATCAAAAGGTGTCATTACAGATTATACAGCTCGTAAATATGGTATTGGCGGCGAAATTATTTGTTACGTTACTTAA
- the rplE gene encoding 50S ribosomal protein L5, whose product MSRIYHKYKKKIIPKLMSHFKYHSIMQVPCIKKIVLNIGIGKVVSNKKLLENAIQNLTIISGQKAIKTQSRKSIAGFKIRKGDYIGCKVTLRKINMWHFFERLLWIAIPRIRDFRGFSPRSFDGFGNYNIGIKEHIIFPEINFDKIDHICGLNIAINTNCQTNKEGYTLLSAFNFPFKDMKNYG is encoded by the coding sequence ATGTCACGAATATATCATAAATATAAAAAAAAAATAATACCAAAATTAATGTCTCATTTTAAATATCATTCTATTATGCAAGTACCATGTATTAAAAAAATAGTGCTTAATATAGGTATAGGTAAAGTAGTTAGTAATAAAAAATTATTAGAAAATGCAATACAAAATTTAACGATTATCAGTGGTCAAAAAGCAATTAAAACACAATCAAGAAAATCAATTGCTGGTTTTAAAATTCGTAAAGGAGATTATATTGGGTGTAAAGTAACATTAAGAAAAATAAACATGTGGCATTTTTTTGAACGTTTACTATGGATAGCAATACCACGTATTAGAGATTTTCGTGGATTTTCTCCTAGATCTTTTGATGGTTTTGGTAATTATAATATAGGAATAAAAGAACATATTATTTTCCCAGAAATTAATTTTGATAAAATAGATCATATATGTGGTTTAAATATTGCAATTAATACTAATTGTCAAACTAATAAAGAAGGATATACATTATTATCTGCGTTTAATTTCCCATTTAAGGATATGAAAAATTATGGCTAA
- the rpsN gene encoding 30S ribosomal protein S14: MAKESIKAREKKRVKLGNKFFLKRKKLKKIISNLNTTDKKRWDAIFSLQSLPRDSSVSRQRNRCQLTGRPHAYLRKFGLSRMKLREAAMRGDIPGLKKSSW; the protein is encoded by the coding sequence ATGGCTAAAGAATCTATTAAAGCTCGTGAAAAAAAACGTGTTAAATTAGGCAATAAATTTTTTTTAAAAAGAAAAAAATTAAAAAAAATTATTTCTAATTTAAATACGACAGATAAAAAACGTTGGGATGCTATTTTTAGTTTGCAATCATTACCAAGAGATTCTAGTGTATCCCGTCAAAGAAATAGATGTCAATTAACAGGCAGACCACATGCTTATTTAAGAAAATTTGGATTAAGTAGAATGAAATTACGAGAAGCTGCAATGAGGGGCGATATCCCAGGATTGAAAAAATCTAGCTGGTAA
- the rpsQ gene encoding 30S ribosomal protein S17, with protein MIKNIRTLKGTVVSNKMNKTIVVKINKLIKHPIYGKFINRTTKLHVHDEANSCNIGDIVSIKECRPLSKTKSWILVNIMHTLTT; from the coding sequence ATGATAAAAAATATCCGAACTTTAAAAGGTACAGTAGTGAGTAATAAAATGAATAAGACTATTGTTGTCAAAATTAATAAATTAATTAAACATCCTATTTATGGTAAATTTATTAATCGTACAACAAAATTACATGTTCATGATGAAGCCAATTCTTGTAATATTGGTGATATTGTATCTATAAAAGAATGTCGACCATTATCTAAAACTAAATCATGGATATTAGTCAATATTATGCATACTCTAACAACATAA
- the ruvX gene encoding Holliday junction resolvase RuvX — protein sequence MTIIAFDYGTKNIGVAVGQTIIKIAHALKVIKNKKQDGQINWLLLGQLINTWKPKKMIVGLPLNMDGSTQYITTLTKKFAYNLNNKFNIHVELYDERLSTVEAKNMIFSDGGWKKLYKYDIDAISASIILQSWFNAR from the coding sequence ATGACTATAATAGCATTTGATTACGGTACCAAAAATATAGGTGTTGCTGTAGGGCAAACAATAATAAAAATTGCTCATGCTTTAAAAGTAATTAAAAATAAAAAACAAGATGGACAAATTAATTGGTTATTATTAGGTCAGTTAATAAATACCTGGAAACCTAAAAAAATGATTGTTGGTTTACCGTTAAATATGGATGGTAGCACACAATATATTACAACATTAACTAAAAAATTTGCATATAATTTAAATAATAAATTTAATATTCATGTAGAATTATATGATGAACGATTAAGTACTGTAGAAGCTAAAAATATGATATTTTCTGATGGTGGATGGAAAAAATTATATAAATATGATATTGATGCTATATCAGCTTCTATTATTTTACAAAGCTGGTTTAATGCCAGATAA
- the rplV gene encoding 50S ribosomal protein L22 has translation MEIIAKHKYARSSAQKLRLIANIIRGMHISNALDILNFSQKKASFLIKKVLNSAISNAEHNYGINIDHLIISKIFIDIGTNMKRIMPRAKGRSDRILKHTSHITIILSNNIK, from the coding sequence ATGGAAATTATTGCAAAACATAAATATGCACGTTCTTCCGCACAGAAATTAAGATTAATTGCTAATATTATTCGTGGCATGCATATATCTAATGCGTTAGATATTCTCAATTTTTCTCAAAAAAAAGCATCTTTTTTAATAAAAAAAGTATTAAATTCTGCAATATCTAATGCTGAACATAATTATGGTATTAATATTGATCATTTAATAATATCTAAAATTTTTATAGATATAGGTACTAATATGAAACGCATCATGCCAAGAGCTAAAGGACGTTCAGATCGTATATTAAAACATACTAGTCATATTACTATTATTTTATCTAATAATATAAAATAG
- the rplX gene encoding 50S ribosomal protein L24, with product MANKLHINDMVIVITGKDKGKTGHIKSFKNTQYVLVEGVNFVKKHHKPNPRISYPGGIIQQEAYIHISNIAILNNQTGKSDRIGFKIHKDKKIRFLKSNHVNIHDK from the coding sequence ATGGCTAATAAATTACATATTAATGACATGGTTATTGTTATAACAGGTAAAGATAAAGGGAAAACAGGACATATTAAGTCTTTTAAAAATACACAATATGTTCTTGTGGAAGGTGTCAATTTTGTTAAAAAACATCATAAACCAAATCCAAGAATTTCTTATCCTGGTGGTATTATTCAACAAGAAGCTTATATACATATTTCTAACATTGCCATACTTAATAACCAAACAGGTAAATCTGATCGTATCGGTTTTAAGATACATAAAGATAAAAAAATACGTTTTTTAAAATCTAATCATGTCAATATTCATGATAAATAG
- the rpsS gene encoding 30S ribosomal protein S19, whose protein sequence is MPRSLKKGPFIDRHLLKKIEHNINTSTKKTIRTWSRRSTILPNMIGLTISVHNGRQHLPIFITDEMVGHKLGEFAPTRTYRSHIADKKIKKVLK, encoded by the coding sequence ATGCCGCGTTCTTTAAAAAAAGGTCCATTTATTGATCGACATTTATTAAAAAAAATTGAACATAATATTAATACAAGTACTAAAAAAACAATACGTACTTGGTCAAGACGTTCTACAATATTACCTAATATGATTGGTTTAACTATTTCTGTACATAATGGTAGACAACATTTACCAATATTTATTACTGACGAAATGGTAGGACATAAATTGGGTGAATTTGCACCTACTAGAACATATCGTAGTCATATTGCAGATAAAAAAATTAAAAAAGTTTTAAAATAA
- the rplD gene encoding 50S ribosomal protein L4 codes for MEIITRDTKEKIIISDNIFNKTYNSSLIHQVIKYYQNIGRQGTKAQKSRGEVKGSGKKPWKQKGTGKARAGTVKSPLWRSGGVTFATKNKIYKPKINKKMYRNALKIIFSELYRTNRLVLLQDFLITQPKTKVLITKLKALDIQQVLIITTLIDKNLFLASRNLYYVQVTNSININPVNLITKQYTLITINAIKHLEERLQS; via the coding sequence ATGGAAATAATAACAAGAGATACTAAAGAAAAAATAATTATTTCTGATAATATTTTTAATAAAACTTATAATTCATCTTTAATACATCAAGTCATTAAATATTATCAAAATATAGGACGTCAGGGAACAAAAGCACAAAAAAGTAGAGGAGAAGTTAAAGGATCTGGCAAAAAACCATGGAAACAAAAAGGTACTGGTAAAGCTAGAGCAGGTACTGTAAAAAGTCCACTTTGGCGTTCTGGTGGTGTAACTTTTGCTACAAAAAATAAAATTTATAAACCGAAAATAAATAAAAAAATGTATCGTAATGCCTTAAAAATAATTTTTTCAGAATTATATAGAACTAATAGATTAGTTTTATTACAAGATTTTTTAATTACACAACCCAAAACTAAAGTTTTAATTACTAAATTAAAGGCATTAGATATACAACAAGTGTTGATTATTACTACCTTAATAGATAAAAATTTATTTTTAGCATCACGAAATCTATATTATGTACAAGTTACAAATTCCATTAATATTAACCCAGTTAATTTAATTACAAAACAATATACTCTAATTACTATAAATGCAATTAAACATTTAGAAGAACGACTACAATCATGA
- the rplP gene encoding 50S ribosomal protein L16 — protein sequence MLQPKRTKFRKIQKGRNRGTITMNIAFGLYALKAISRGRITSKQIESARRAISRAVKRQGKIWIRIFPDKPITKKPLEVRMGKGKGNVEYWVSLIQPGRILYEIDGVTEEIARDAFRLGTAKLPVKTVFLNKN from the coding sequence ATGTTACAACCAAAACGTACAAAATTTAGAAAAATACAAAAAGGACGTAATCGTGGTACTATTACCATGAATATTGCATTTGGTTTATATGCATTAAAAGCTATTAGTAGAGGGCGTATAACTTCTAAACAAATAGAATCAGCCAGGAGAGCGATTAGCAGAGCTGTTAAACGTCAAGGGAAAATTTGGATACGAATTTTTCCAGATAAACCCATTACTAAAAAACCATTAGAAGTTCGTATGGGTAAGGGTAAAGGTAATGTAGAATATTGGGTATCTTTAATACAACCTGGAAGAATATTATACGAAATCGATGGTGTTACTGAAGAGATTGCACGCGATGCATTTCGTTTAGGTACGGCTAAGTTACCAGTAAAAACAGTATTTTTAAACAAAAATTAG
- the rpsC gene encoding 30S ribosomal protein S3: MGQKTHPNGLRLGIIKTWNSTWFASTKNFXNYLYNDYKVRQFLYKKLIKASITRILIERPSKSIKVTIYTARPGIVIGKKGEDVEKLRKAILKITKVPTQINITEIRKPELEAKLVADIIAVQLEKRIMFRRAMKRAIQNTMRLGAQGIKIEISGRLGGVEIARTEWHREGRVPLHTLRADIDYSFSEAHTTFGIIGVKVWIFKGEILNKVVHDKNIVPKLKNNSYKFYRKIRK; this comes from the coding sequence ATGGGACAAAAAACACATCCTAATGGTCTTCGATTAGGTATTATTAAAACATGGAATTCAACTTGGTTTGCAAGTACAAAAAATTTTKCAAATTATTTATATAATGATTATAAAGTACGACAGTTTTTATATAAAAAATTAATCAAAGCTTCAATTACACGTATTTTAATTGAAAGACCGTCTAAAAGTATTAAAGTTACTATTTATACTGCTCGTCCTGGTATTGTTATTGGTAAAAAAGGCGAAGATGTAGAAAAACTTAGAAAAGCAATTTTAAAAATTACTAAAGTGCCAACACAAATTAATATTACAGAAATCAGAAAACCAGAACTAGAAGCTAAATTAGTAGCTGATATTATAGCAGTACAATTAGAAAAAAGAATTATGTTTAGAAGAGCTATGAAAAGAGCAATACAAAATACTATGAGATTAGGTGCGCAAGGTATTAAAATAGAAATTAGTGGACGTTTAGGAGGAGTAGAAATTGCACGTACTGAATGGCACAGGGAAGGAAGAGTACCACTGCACACGTTAAGAGCTGATATAGATTATAGTTTTTCGGAAGCTCACACAACKTTTGGTATTATAGGTGTTAAAGTATGGATTTTTAAAGGAGAAATTTTGAATAAAGTTGTGCATGATAAAAATATAGTGCCTAAATTAAAAAATAATTCTTATAAATTTTATCGTAAAATACGGAAATAA
- the rplO gene encoding 50S ribosomal protein L15, with the protein MHINTFYINPDAKKHKKRLGRGIGSGTGKTCGKGHKGQKARAGYKINRSFEGGQTPLHRRLPKFGFTSKRKQYHKEINLNDLSKIDTQDVTLQVLRHFKIINKKIKHVKIINTGILNNSKNILNLSCTNSVKNILIKLGSKIKE; encoded by the coding sequence ATGCATATAAATACTTTTTATATTAATCCAGACGCTAAAAAACATAAAAAAAGATTAGGACGGGGTATTGGTTCTGGAACAGGTAAAACATGTGGTAAAGGACATAAAGGACAAAAAGCACGAGCAGGTTATAAAATTAATAGATCTTTTGAAGGGGGGCAAACTCCTTTACATAGAAGATTACCTAAATTTGGTTTTACATCAAAACGCAAGCAATACCATAAAGAAATTAATCTAAATGATTTATCAAAAATAGATACTCAAGATGTTACTTTACAAGTCCTACGACATTTTAAGATAATTAATAAAAAAATAAAACATGTTAAAATTATAAATACTGGCATACTTAATAATAGTAAAAATATTTTAAATCTTTCTTGTACGAATAGTGTTAAAAATATACTCATAAAGTTAGGTAGTAAAATTAAGGAATAA
- the rpmC gene encoding 50S ribosomal protein L29 — MNIKKILEHNNIPELQKELLALFKEQFNLKIQLQSGQLKQTHLLKKVRRNIARIKTILLQKNIK; from the coding sequence ATGAATATAAAAAAAATATTAGAACATAATAATATACCAGAATTACAAAAAGAATTATTAGCTTTATTTAAAGAACAATTTAATTTAAAAATACAATTACAATCAGGACAATTAAAACAAACACATTTATTAAAAAAAGTAAGAAGAAATATTGCTCGTATTAAAACAATTTTATTACAAAAAAATATTAAATAA
- the rplN gene encoding 50S ribosomal protein L14, with protein MIQTNTILNVADNSGARSVMCIKILGGSKRRYANIGDIIKITIKEAIPRGKVKKGDVLKAVIVRTKKGISRFDGSYIRFDHNSCVLLNDSNEQLIGTRVFGPITRELRTDKFMKIISLAPEVI; from the coding sequence ATGATACAAACAAATACCATACTAAATGTAGCTGATAATTCTGGCGCACGTAGTGTAATGTGTATAAAAATTTTAGGAGGTTCTAAGCGTCGTTATGCTAATATCGGCGATATTATTAAAATAACTATTAAGGAAGCTATTCCTAGAGGAAAAGTAAAAAAAGGAGATGTTTTAAAAGCTGTTATTGTACGTACTAAAAAAGGTATTAGTCGTTTTGATGGTTCTTATATTCGTTTCGATCATAATTCTTGTGTATTACTAAATGACAGTAATGAACAACTAATTGGTACACGAGTATTTGGACCTATTACTAGAGAACTAAGAACAGATAAATTTATGAAAATAATTTCTTTAGCACCAGAAGTTATTTAA
- the rpsE gene encoding 30S ribosomal protein S5 translates to MIHYYSKDNNFEYKEKLIHVNRVSKTVKGGRIFSFTALTVIGNGKGRVGFGYGKAREVPNAIQKAMEYAKKNMINVCLKQQTIQYPMKGHHTGTYVFMQPASEGTGIIAGGAMRSLLEVAGIYNILAKTYGSTNPINVIKATMKCLSTMKNINMIAAKRNKTIKEIERNINNVKKYLYYTN, encoded by the coding sequence ATGATACATTATTATTCTAAAGATAATAATTTTGAATATAAAGAAAAGTTAATTCATGTTAATAGAGTATCTAAAACAGTTAAGGGAGGTAGAATTTTTTCTTTTACTGCTTTAACTGTGATAGGTAATGGTAAAGGTCGCGTAGGTTTTGGATATGGCAAAGCACGTGAAGTTCCTAATGCTATACAAAAAGCTATGGAATATGCTAAAAAGAACATGATTAATGTTTGTTTAAAACAACAAACTATACAATATCCTATGAAAGGGCATCATACTGGAACATACGTATTTATGCAACCAGCATCAGAAGGCACTGGAATTATTGCAGGTGGAGCAATGAGATCATTATTAGAAGTAGCAGGTATTTATAATATTCTTGCTAAAACTTATGGTTCTACTAATCCCATTAATGTTATTAAAGCTACTATGAAATGTTTATCTACAATGAAAAACATTAATATGATTGCTGCAAAAAGAAATAAAACTATTAAAGAAATAGAGAGAAATATTAATAATGTTAAAAAATATTTATATTACACAAACTAA
- the rpsJ gene encoding 30S ribosomal protein S10 — MQNQRIRIRLKAFDHRLIDQSTAEIVETAKRTGAQVRGPIPLPTKKEKFTILISPHVNKDARDQYEIRTHKRLVDIVEPTEKTVDALMRLDLAAGVDVQISLG, encoded by the coding sequence ATGCAGAACCAAAGAATCCGTATTCGTTTAAAAGCGTTTGATCATCGTTTAATAGATCAATCTACAGCAGAAATTGTAGAAACTGCTAAACGTACAGGAGCTCAAGTACGTGGTCCTATCCCTTTGCCAACAAAAAAGGAAAAATTCACAATTTTAATTTCACCACATGTTAATAAAGATGCTAGGGATCAATATGAAATTAGAACACATAAACGTTTAGTAGATATTGTAGAACCTACAGAGAAAACTGTAGATGCATTGATGCGTTTAGATTTAGCTGCTGGTGTTGATGTGCAAATTAGTTTGGGTTAA
- the rplF gene encoding 50S ribosomal protein L6 — protein sequence MSRIAKRPIIINNNIEVTIHKQTVTIIGNKGFLKKTFHVSVNIILKNKTILFLPKHEYVDAWAHAGTARSIVNSMMIGVTKGFVKKLILSGIGYKATLKDNIIHLLLGFSHPILYKLPNSVVGTCINQNEIILHSFDKQLLGQVASDIRAYKPPEPYKGKGIRYDNEKLKIKETKKK from the coding sequence ATGTCTCGTATAGCTAAAAGACCTATTATCATTAATAATAATATAGAAGTAACTATTCATAAACAAACAGTAACAATAATAGGTAATAAAGGTTTTTTAAAAAAAACATTTCATGTATCTGTCAATATTATTTTAAAAAATAAAACAATATTATTTCTTCCTAAACATGAATATGTAGATGCATGGGCACATGCGGGTACTGCAAGATCTATTGTAAATTCTATGATGATTGGAGTAACAAAAGGTTTTGTAAAAAAATTAATATTATCTGGCATAGGATATAAAGCGACATTAAAAGATAATATTATACATTTATTATTAGGTTTTTCACATCCAATTTTGTATAAATTACCTAATAGTGTAGTTGGAACATGTATTAATCAAAATGAGATTATATTACATAGTTTTGATAAACAACTTTTAGGACAAGTAGCATCGGATATTAGAGCATATAAACCACCAGAACCGTATAAAGGTAAAGGAATACGTTATGATAATGAAAAATTAAAAATAAAAGAAACTAAAAAAAAATAG
- the rplC gene encoding 50S ribosomal protein L3, protein MISLIGKKKGMTRIFTEDGLSIPITVIQFDNIYVIQIKTITNDGYNAIQMSTGIKKNNRVNKAETGHFAKAKTNIGCILWETHLNNIQSYHIGQKISIAVFQKIYKVDITSLSKGKGFSGTVKRWNFSMQDASHGNSLSHRVPGSIGQNQTPGKVFKGKKMSGQLGNKKVTVQNLKVIKLDIKKNIILIKGSTPGFTGTNVLVKPAIKHYPI, encoded by the coding sequence ATGATAAGTTTAATCGGTAAAAAAAAAGGGATGACACGAATTTTTACTGAAGATGGTTTATCTATTCCAATAACAGTTATACAATTTGATAATATTTATGTCATACAAATTAAGACTATAACTAATGATGGATATAATGCTATTCAGATGTCAACAGGTATCAAAAAAAATAATCGTGTAAATAAAGCTGAAACTGGACATTTTGCTAAAGCAAAAACTAATATTGGATGTATTTTATGGGAAACACATTTAAATAATATACAATCTTATCATATAGGCCAAAAGATTAGTATTGCAGTTTTTCAAAAAATTTATAAAGTTGATATCACAAGTTTATCTAAAGGTAAAGGCTTTTCTGGTACTGTTAAAAGATGGAATTTTAGTATGCAAGATGCTAGTCATGGTAATTCTCTATCACATAGAGTGCCTGGATCAATTGGACAAAATCAAACTCCAGGTAAAGTTTTTAAAGGCAAAAAAATGTCTGGACAATTAGGTAATAAAAAAGTTACTGTCCAAAATTTAAAAGTGATTAAATTAGATATTAAAAAAAATATTATTTTAATAAAAGGTTCTACACCAGGTTTTACAGGAACTAATGTTCTAGTTAAACCTGCAATCAAACATTATCCTATATAA
- the rplB gene encoding 50S ribosomal protein L2: protein MIIKKYKPTSPGRRHMVKIKSSFLYKGAPYKLKTEKKSKTGGRNNNGRITTRHIGGGHKQVYRIIDFKRNKDNIIGTIERIEYDPNRTSHIALIIYADGERRYILLPKNCKTGDIIQSGDNVDIRYGNALPIKNIPIGTILHNIEIKPGKGGQIARSAGSYVQLIAREDSYVSIRLRSGEIRKIQSSCRGTIGEVSNNKHMLRSFGKAGAKRWVGIRPTVRGTAMNPIDHPHGGGEGKNFGKHPVTPWGKQTKGKKTRKNKKTEKYIIKHRHK, encoded by the coding sequence ATGATAATTAAAAAATATAAACCTACGTCTCCTGGACGTCGTCATATGGTAAAGATAAAAAGTTCATTTTTATATAAAGGCGCGCCATATAAATTAAAAACAGAAAAAAAAAGTAAAACTGGCGGACGTAATAATAATGGACGTATTACAACACGACATATTGGCGGTGGACATAAACAAGTTTATAGAATTATAGATTTTAAACGTAATAAAGACAATATTATTGGTACAATAGAACGCATTGAATATGATCCTAATCGTACGTCTCATATTGCTTTAATTATATATGCAGATGGCGAAAGACGTTATATTTTATTACCAAAAAATTGCAAAACTGGTGATATTATACAATCTGGAGATAATGTAGATATTAGATATGGTAATGCATTACCGATCAAAAATATTCCTATTGGTACTATATTGCATAATATCGAAATAAAACCTGGTAAAGGCGGACAAATTGCACGTTCTGCTGGTTCTTATGTACAACTAATAGCACGGGAAGATTCTTATGTAAGTATAAGATTACGTTCAGGAGAAATTAGAAAAATTCAATCATCCTGTAGAGGTACTATAGGTGAAGTTAGTAATAATAAACATATGTTAAGATCATTTGGTAAGGCAGGAGCTAAACGTTGGGTTGGTATTAGGCCAACAGTTAGAGGAACTGCAATGAATCCAATTGATCATCCACATGGTGGTGGTGAAGGTAAAAATTTTGGTAAGCATCCAGTAACACCATGGGGGAAACAAACAAAAGGTAAAAAAACACGAAAAAATAAAAAAACAGAAAAATATATCATCAAACATCGTCATAAATAA
- the rplR gene encoding 50S ribosomal protein L18, with product MKKNIARMKRAKKLRKTLVNNKNVRLVIHRTSRHIYAQIFDTQNIVLVTSSTVEKKNKITLSYTGNIQAAGLIGQQIAKRAIQKGIIKISFDRSGFKYHGRVKALAEAARSAGLQF from the coding sequence ATTAAAAAAAATATTGCTCGTATGAAACGAGCAAAAAAATTAAGAAAAACATTAGTAAATAATAAAAATGTACGTTTAGTTATACATCGTACTTCACGTCATATCTATGCGCAAATTTTTGATACACAAAATATAGTATTAGTAACTTCTTCTACAGTAGAAAAAAAGAATAAAATTACATTATCTTATACGGGCAATATTCAAGCTGCAGGTTTAATAGGACAACAAATAGCAAAGAGAGCCATACAAAAAGGTATTATTAAAATATCATTTGATCGTTCTGGTTTTAAATATCATGGACGCGTAAAAGCTTTAGCGGAAGCTGCACGTAGTGCAGGTTTACAATTTTAA
- a CDS encoding YggT family protein has product MSVVIFLFRNIMDILILMLILRIWIFYTIQNTYNTFATFINMISKPIVQPIKTFFPNIKNIELSSIIILVVLINIKYPLLMLLNAKNIPFHNFITLIFIGLLVLCKALGYLIFWLITIRSVFSWFNRSSNDFDYILIVLTDQIIQPIQKIISPIGNIDITPFIISLMLYCMNFVAMDLFPQLWFII; this is encoded by the coding sequence ATGTCAGTTGTAATATTTTTATTTCGTAATATAATGGATATTTTAATCTTAATGTTAATATTAAGAATATGGATTTTTTATACGATACAAAATACATATAATACTTTTGCGACATTTATTAACATGATATCTAAACCAATAGTACAACCTATTAAAACTTTTTTTCCTAATATTAAAAATATAGAGTTATCGTCAATAATAATTTTAGTTGTATTGATTAATATCAAATATCCCCTTTTAATGTTATTAAATGCCAAAAACATACCATTTCATAATTTTATTACATTAATTTTTATCGGTTTRCTTGTATTGTGTAAAGCATTAGGATATTTAATTTTTTGGTTAATCACTATACGTTCTGTATTTAGTTGGTTTAATAGGAGTTCTAATGATTTTGATTATATATTAATTGTTTTAACAGATCAAATAATACAACCAATACAAAAAATTATATCACCTATTGGTAATATAGATATTACTCCATTCATTATTAGTTTAATGTTATATTGTATGAATTTTGTAGCTATGGATCTTTTCCCGCAATTATGGTTTATAATATAA
- the rpmD gene encoding 50S ribosomal protein L30 encodes MLKNIYITQTKSAIGRLPKHKRILVSLGLKYIGHTVTKKNTPIILGMIRKISYMLKVSN; translated from the coding sequence ATGTTAAAAAATATTTATATTACACAAACTAAAAGTGCTATAGGCAGATTACCTAAACATAAACGCATTTTAGTTAGTTTAGGTTTAAAATATATTGGACATACCGTTACAAAAAAAAATACACCCATTATTTTAGGTATGATACGTAAAATTTCTTATATGTTAAAAGTGAGTAATTAA